The genomic segment CGGGGCCGTGGCGCGATCGCGGCCTGGGGAGCCGGATTCGCGCCCGATCAAGCGCGCGCGCGAGACGGGAAGCACCCTGACCCCCACGGAGGGCCAGTCTTTGCCGGTCTCAACGAAAAGCCACCCCTTGCACGCGTAAATTGTGCGTCATGGGTTCTGAGCCGAACGGCCGCTCGATGGCCGCTCCGAGATTGAAGGGCCGGGCGCGTCACGCGCTCCTCGGCGCGATCACCTGCCTCATCGTGGGGGCGACAGCGGCACCGGCGATGGCGTCGTCCGCCTCCATCGGCGGTGTGCCGGCTAGCGCCATCCGCGGGCAGTCGATCACGCCGGTTGCCCAGAATGTGGTCGTCGACGCCGGGTGTGTCGCGAACGAGTACTTGTGGTTCTACGATAGTCCTGCTTCCGGCACCGCCGATGAGACGACCTCTACCCCGACGGCGTCCGCCGTGTCGTTCTCGACGGTCGCAACACACACGGTCCGGCTGAGAGTGACCGAGGTCCAGGACCAGGCGGACACGGCCAACGTCTGTCCGAACGTCGACGTGGTCGCTCCTGCGGCGTCGGTGGACGTGGTCAACCTGAAGCCGAACGCGCCGACCATCAACGCCTTCACAAATCCCGCAACGGCCAACTCCCCGGTGACTTTCAGCGGAACCTTGAATGGCGACCCTGATGGCGACAATCCGGTCAGTATCGTCGGTTGGACGTTCGGCAACGGCATCGGTTCCTCGTCGGATTCCCCGACTTACCAGTACCCGGCGGCCGGCACCTACACGGTGACGCTCACGGTGCAGGACAGCCTCGGAGCCCGGAACTCCAGCACGGCGCAGATCACGGTGAACCCGGCCAACCACGCGCCCGTCTGCCGGTCGATCAGCGCTGTCGCTTCGACCCCGCACACCCTGACGTTCATTTCGTCGTGCGCCGACGCGGACGCGGGTGAGACAGCCTCACTCGGCTATAGCTGGAACTTCGGTGATGGCACTGTGCTGCCGGGTGCGGCCTCGGCCGCACACCGCTACACCTCACCGGGGACCAAGACGGTCACCGTCACGGCCACGGACATCAACGGGGCGTCCGATTCGTCGTTCGATAGCTTCTCGCCGCCCAACGGCAGCCCGACGGCGCAGTTCGACGCCTCTCCAAACATCGTGGGTCCCGGCGGCACCGTCACCCTCAACGCGCAGACATCGACCGACCCAGACGGAGACGTCCTGACCTATGGCTGGGACCTCAACAACGACGGCACGTTCACCGACGCGGCCGGTCCCTCCCTTACGACGACGTTCCCGACGACC from the Baekduia soli genome contains:
- a CDS encoding PKD domain-containing protein gives rise to the protein MGSEPNGRSMAAPRLKGRARHALLGAITCLIVGATAAPAMASSASIGGVPASAIRGQSITPVAQNVVVDAGCVANEYLWFYDSPASGTADETTSTPTASAVSFSTVATHTVRLRVTEVQDQADTANVCPNVDVVAPAASVDVVNLKPNAPTINAFTNPATANSPVTFSGTLNGDPDGDNPVSIVGWTFGNGIGSSSDSPTYQYPAAGTYTVTLTVQDSLGARNSSTAQITVNPANHAPVCRSISAVASTPHTLTFISSCADADAGETASLGYSWNFGDGTVLPGAASAAHRYTSPGTKTVTVTATDINGASDSSFDSFSPPNGSPTAQFDASPNIVGPGGTVTLNAQTSTDPDGDVLTYGWDLNNDGTFTDAAGPSLTTTFPTTGTKTIRVRVTDGWGGSSTATQFVTVSPNNPPTPAFTFAPVAPLVGQAVTFTSTTAPGGAPLSGLVWDLNNDGQFDDASGPTAQAAFSAPGIYTVRLMATDANFPGGVVTFQRVSVSAPPPAAPTAGPTPITEPIVQAAAKLSLLQPVPIVRIRGQIVRNGVRITLLSVQAPKGATVKVVCKGKGCPKPPCKTTGKGKSRKRVCQKVASTSQTVKTGGVRFKTMQRTLSSGATVEVYVTKPGSIGKYTRFRIRKGKAPARRDACVMSGSTKSIACPSG